A region of the Roseobacter denitrificans OCh 114 genome:
AGCAATTGCATAGCGATACGCGAATTGGTGATTTCCGCGTGATCGCAAGCCATCAGGAAAGCCTGCACAGCCATGATGCGGTCAGCGTCCTGATGGAGGGGGAGACCTTCAAGTCAGAAAGCCTTGACCCCAAACTGTTCAATACGCTGTTCCACGTCGGTTAGTTTGACCACCATGGATGTGATTTGCCTTTTTGGGGCAAACTCGGCGCGAGTGTATCTCAACCGGCCGTAACGCGCGGCGGCCTCGCGGGCAGGCGGTATTTGCAGAGCAGACCGGATGCGCTTGACACCAGCGGAGCGCCGCGCCAACCCTGCGCATATGTTGGACTTGCGCCCCGTCGGATATGTGATCGGTTTGCTGGTGGCCGTATTGGGTGCGGCCATGGTGCTGCCGATGATGATCGACATTGCCGAAGGGCGCGCGCATTGGCCGGTTTTTCTGCAATCCGCGCTCTTTACGGTCCTTGCGGGGGGGCTGATTGCCGTTGCCTGCTCGAACGGCGTCAAGGAAGGGCTGACGATCCAGCAAACGTTCATCCTGACCACCGGGGTCTGGGTCGCTCTGCCGCTTTTCGGGGCCATCCCTTTCGTGCTTGGCGCGACCGAGGCGCGTTTTGTCGATGCGTTTTTTGAAGCGATGTCTGGCCTGACCACCACAGGCTCCACCGTGTTCACCGGACTTGAAACGCTGCCCAAGGGGTTGCTCTTGTGGCGCGGTATTCTGCAATGGCTGGGGGGCATCGGTATCATCGTTGTCGCCATGGTGTTCCTGCCAGAGCTGCGGGTCGGCGGTATGCAGATCTTTAAATCTGAAGCCTTTGATACCATGGGTAAAATCCTGCCCCGTGCGACGCAGATCGCCAGCCAGATCTCCAGTATCTACCTTGGCCTGACCATGGCCTGTGCGCTGTGCTATCTTGCGCTCGGGCTGGATGCCTTTGATGCGACAGTCCACGCGCTGACGACGGTTTCAACCGGCGGTTTTGCCAATTACGATGCGTCCTTCGGCACCTTTTCCGGCCCGCCGGAATATGTGGCGAGCCTGTTCATGATCCTCGCAGCCCTGCCTTTCGTGCGCTATGTGCAGATGATCAATGGCCACACGGAACCGCTGTGGCGCGACAGTCAGGTGCGTGTGTTCCTGATAACGCTGATGATCATCGTGCTCGCCATCGCCATCGCATTGACGCAGATTTTTCCCAAGGACGCCGAAACCGCATTTCGCGAAGCGCTTTTCAATGTGACCTCGATCATGACGGGCACGGGGTATTCATCGGCGGATTACATGCAATGGGGGCCTTTGCTGATCTCGCTTTTCTTCTTTATTGGCCTGATTGGCGGCTGTGCGGGTTCAACCACCTGTTCGATCAAGATTTTCCGCTATCAGTTGCTGTTTGCCTCGATCCGCTTGCAACTGCGCAAAATCCGCTCGCCCAATGGTGTGTTTATCGTGCGCTATGAAAAGCGGGCCGTCGATGAGGAAGTCCTCAGTTCGGTGATGTCCTTTTTCATGTTCTTCGTGTTGACGCTGGGGTTGCTGGCGGTTGCGCTCAGCCTCACGGGTCTTGATTTCATCACCTCGCTTTCGGGCGCGGCCACGGCCTTGTCCAATGTCGGGCCGGGGCTGGGCGATGAAATTGGCCCCGCTGGCAATTTTGCGGGTCTGAATGACACCGCCAAGTGGCTTTTGTCACTTGGCATGTTATTGGGTCGGCTCGAACTTCTGGCCGTCTATGCCATGCTCACCCTTTCATTCTGGAGAGATTGATATGCAACGTCCCCTGGGAGCGCAGATTTCACATATGCTCAAGGATCGCGGTGTCGATGTCATCTTTGGCATTCCCGGCGTCCACAATCAGGAAATGTATCGTGGCATCGAAGAGGCGGGCATCACTCACGTCCTGGCGCGTCACGAGCAGGGGGCGGGGTTCATGGCCGATGGCTATGCGCGCGCGACGGGCAAACCGGGGGTGGCCTATGTGATCACCGGACCGGGCCTGTGCAATGCGATGACGCCCATGGGGCAGGCCTATTCGGATTCGGTTTCGATGCTGGTTTTGTCCTCCTGTCTGGATGAGGTGGCGGCACGAAAAGGCCAGTTGCACCAGATGAAGGATCAGCGCGCCGCTGCGGAAACCGTCTGCGACTGGTCGGTGCAGGCGCAAACGGCACAGGCCGCCTATCACCTGATTGACCGCGCCTTCACCGAGTTTCAGACCCGGCGCGCACGCCCCAAGCACATTCAGGTGCCGATTGCCGCGCTTCAGGCGCCGGCACCGGATGCGCCAGCGCGCGTCGATCCGGCAACGATCTGCGCAGATGGGTTTCCCCCCGCCGATGCCGGTCAGGTCGTTGCAGCGCTCAAATCCGCCAAACGCCCGATGATGATATTTGGCGGTGGCGCCGTGTCTGCCGCCAGC
Encoded here:
- a CDS encoding TrkH family potassium uptake protein, whose protein sequence is MRLTPAERRANPAHMLDLRPVGYVIGLLVAVLGAAMVLPMMIDIAEGRAHWPVFLQSALFTVLAGGLIAVACSNGVKEGLTIQQTFILTTGVWVALPLFGAIPFVLGATEARFVDAFFEAMSGLTTTGSTVFTGLETLPKGLLLWRGILQWLGGIGIIVVAMVFLPELRVGGMQIFKSEAFDTMGKILPRATQIASQISSIYLGLTMACALCYLALGLDAFDATVHALTTVSTGGFANYDASFGTFSGPPEYVASLFMILAALPFVRYVQMINGHTEPLWRDSQVRVFLITLMIIVLAIAIALTQIFPKDAETAFREALFNVTSIMTGTGYSSADYMQWGPLLISLFFFIGLIGGCAGSTTCSIKIFRYQLLFASIRLQLRKIRSPNGVFIVRYEKRAVDEEVLSSVMSFFMFFVLTLGLLAVALSLTGLDFITSLSGAATALSNVGPGLGDEIGPAGNFAGLNDTAKWLLSLGMLLGRLELLAVYAMLTLSFWRD